A portion of the Tachysurus fulvidraco isolate hzauxx_2018 chromosome 8, HZAU_PFXX_2.0, whole genome shotgun sequence genome contains these proteins:
- the myocd gene encoding myocardin isoform X5 produces MNAVESTKQRLGQSRTSTEPSSRNMGNPSTNTESSSRSIANCNTSVEQGSRNMHNSNNSSNESSKITGKSNSNAQRGSRCNFNTNTERVSRNSVNHNSGANQGSKYRVNPNTSAEKGSRNMSNTDRQASSKASGQPQNNNVLQLRLQQRRTREQLADQGIMPPLKSPAAFHEQRKSLERSKTGDYLKHKIRSRPEKSELVNMHILQDSASECPAHDSQSKLKRARLADDLNEKIALRPGPLELVEKNIIPVDSTVKEVALKVNNAKFPKQEDSYAFEEDSSSESLSPEQPLSDESQSSAGPLAESKACGGIPSPSLTTGLTQGSQTRESTVQNQEEGQPVTNSQTGPPIPVPAIIKSKTSDKNRHKKPKDVKPKVKKLKYHQYIPPDQKAEKSPPPMDSAYARLLQQQQLFLQLQILSQQKHTQQNHSHQPQCPQSQSFSYQPVQQHLSTKHTSEQQTPCSSSAATSTESSSCSSPVKTTYCNTSNMTPVRPGPLPANLDDLKVSELRQQLRIRGLPVSGTKTALIERLRPYKDSSSTSPSSSGDITTVTFPVTPTGLLSSYQSPSSSGTMSHVGGYYPFCSTTSTPPISPASSELSVSGSLPDSFSDVTMSSPQFGLQPSPTQLSAEDNQNLRNCLHGEPGLDTEKDKMLVEKQKVIEELTWKLHQEQRQVEELRMQLHKRKHSHGLQDPMHLQPPNQMQHYFGVSIKQEHVASSCPMASKQQKNGPPNSCIEPMGHCGLGGGLRSLDIASSRSPSGLPAYLSPQCSPQDSPVTKNSSSPQPNSLPASPSHSFLLTPPLGRDSCPHSGARPHPMQLQQKNVAQSVSCTYSPDQRSMQPVYPGNENNLNPRGSSKAKTPNMQQKQMTRSQQMDELLDVLIESGEMPANAKEERPPVTKVVPHLTVSPSNTATSATSMPKFHRHYSHISPAEVPYEHATGHSECQLEVLLSPVSRHGDIIPVKMGTDEGQLEDIGDSYPGHQHDKLLSSRDMMDTPLSPMATKVSPVPTDGQGLGMTFSESPWETMEWLDLTPPSSATAFSSSITPSAPSIFNTEFLDVSDIGLNSAMDLHLEHW; encoded by the exons ATGAATGCAGTGGAGAGCACTAAGCAGAGGCTGGGACAGAGCCGCACCAGCACTGAGCCGAGCTCGAGGAACATGGGAAACCCCAGTACCAATACTGAGAGCAGCTCCAGGAGCATTGCCAACTGCAATACCAGTGTGGAACAAGGCTCCAGGAACATGCACAActccaacaacagcagcaaTGAGAGTTCGAAGATCACAGGCAAGTCAAACAGCAATGCTCAAAGGGGCTCCAGGTGcaactttaacactaacacagagaGGGTCTCGAGGAACTCAGTAAACCATAACTCTGGTGCTAACCAAGGGTCCAAGTATAGGGTGAATCCCAACACCAGTGCTGAGAAGGGCTCAAGAAACATGAGCAACACCGACAGACAGGCCTCGTCAAAAGCATCGGGCCAACCACAAAACAACAACG TCCTGCAGTTGAGGCTCCAACAAAGGAGGACAAGAGAGCAGTTAGCAGACCAGGGCATCATGCCTC CCCTGAAGAGTCCAGCTGCATTTCACGAACAGAGGAAAAGTCTTGAACGCTCCAAG ACTGGAGATTATTTAAAGCATAAAATCCGAAGTAGACCAGAGAAGTCAGAGCTGGTTAACATGCACATTCTACAAG ACTCTGCCAGCGAGTGCCCCGCTCATGACTCGCAGAGCAAACTTAAGCGTGCCCGACTTGCCGACGATCTTAACGAGAAAATCGCCCTGAGACCAGGTCCGCTGGAATTGGTTGAGAAGAACATCATACCCGTAGATTCAACTGTCAAAGAGGTTGCTTTAAAAG TGAATAATGCAAAGTTTCCAAAGCAAGAGGACTCATATGCATTTGAGGAGGACAGCAGCAGTGAGAGCCTGTCTCCTGAACAGCCCCTTAGTGACGAGTCCCAGAGCTCAGCTGGACCTTTGGCAGAGAGCAAGGCATGTGGTGGCATTCCATCCCCATCACTGACCACAGGCCTCACACAG GGGTCACAAACCAGAGAATCGACTGTTCAAAACCAAGAAGAAGGTCAGCCTGTGACAAACAGCCAGACAGGTCCACCCATTCCTGTCCCTGCAATAATAAAG TCCAAAACGTCAGACAAGAATCGTCATAAGAAGCCCAAAGATGTTAAGCCAAAGGTGAAGAAGCTGAAGTACCACCAATACATTCCGCCAGACCAGAAAGCAGAAAAATCTCCTCCTCCAATGGACTCAGCCTATGCCCGGCTactacagcagcagcagctcttcCTGCAACTGCAGATTCTCAGCCAGCAGAAGCACACACAGCAGAATCACTCACACCAGCCCCAGTGTCCACAAAGCCAAAGCTTTAGCTATCAGCCTGTACAGCAGCATCTGTCAACCAA ACACACAAGTGAACAGCAAACACCATGCAGTTCCAGTGCTGCCACAAGTACAGAAAGCAGCAGTTGTTCATCTCCTGTAAAGACCACATACTGCAACACATCCAACATGACTCCAGTCAGACCAGGGCCTCTGCCTGCTAACCTTGATGATCTAAAG GTTTCTGAGCTTCGACAGCAACTGAGAATACGAGGTCTCCCAGTGTCAGGCACCAAAACTGCCCTCATAGAAAGGCTGAGGCCCTATAAAGACTCTAGCTCCACTTCTCCCTCCAGCTCTGGAGATATCACTACTGTGACCTTCCCGGTGACCCCCACTGGCTTGCTCTCCTCCTACCAATCCCCAAGTTCTTCTGGTACAATGTCCCATGTAGGGGGATATTACCCATTCTGCAGTACTACATCCACCCCACCCATCTCTCCTGCCTCCTCTGAGCTGTCTGTAAGTGGTTCTCTTCCTGATAGTTTTAGCGATGTCACTATGTCCTCTCCGCAGTTTGGCCTGCAGCCATCACCAACTCAACTGAGTGCAGAAGACAACCAGAACTTACGTAACTGCCTGCATGGTGAACCAGGTCTGGACACTGAGAAAGACAAGATGTTGGTGGAGAAGCAGAAGGTGATTGAGGAGTTGACCTGGAAATTACACCAGGAACAAAGGCAGGTGGAGGAGCTACGGATGCAATTGCATAAACGGAAGCACAGCCATGGCCTACAAGATCCAATGCATTTGCAGCCACCTAACCAGATGCAGCACTACTTTGGTGTGTCTATCAAACAGGAGCACGTGGCCTCAAGCTGTCCAATGGCCTCCAAGCAGCAAAAGAATGGGCCCCCAAACAGCTGCATTGAGCCAATGGGACATTGTGGTCTAGGTGGTGGACTACGGAGCCTGGACATTGCCTCCTCTAGAAGTCCTTCTGGTCTCCCTGCCTATCTAAGCCCCCAGTGCTCTCCTCAAGACTCACCAGTGACCAAGAACTCAAGCAGCCCACAACCCAACAGTCTGCCTGCCTCTCCCAGTCATTCATTTCTGCTCACACCTCCCTTGGGTAGGGACAGCTGCCCTCACAGTGGAGCCAGGCCACATCCAATGCAG CTCCAGCAGAAGAATGTTGCTCAGTCAGTGAGTTGCACCTATTCACCTGACCAGAGAAGTATGCAGCCAGTGTACCCAGGCAATGAGAATAACCTAAACCCCAGAGGGTCTTCTAAGGCCAAAACTCCAAACATGCAGCAAAAG CAGATGACCAGAAGTCAGCAAATGGATGAACTTCTTGATGTCCTTATTGAAAGTGGAG AAATGCCAGCTAACGCCAAAGAAGAGAGGCCCCCTGTAACCAAAGTTGTACCTCACCTTACAGTTTCACCCAGCAATACTGCCACCAGTGCCACGTCCATGCCAAAGTTTCACCGCCACTACAGCCACATTTCCCCTGCTGAGGTGCCATATGAACATGCTACAGGGCACAGCGAGTGCCAACTGGAGGTGCTTCTAAGCCCCGTAAGCCGCCATGGTGACATCATCCCTGTCAAGATGGGCACTGATGAGGGTCAGCTTGAGGACATAGGAGACTCCTACCCAGGTCATCAACATGACAAGTTGCTCAGCAGCAGGGACATGATGGACACACCTCTGTCTCCCATGGCCACCAAGGTCTCACCAGTGCCCACAGATGGCCAAGGGCTTGGCATGACATTCTCTGAGTCACCATGGGAAACCATGGAGTGGTTGGACTTAACTCCTCCCAGCTCAGCCACAGCATTCAGCAGCAGCATCACTCCATCAGCACCTAGTATTTTCAACACAGAGTTCCTGGATGTGAGTGACATTGGACTGAACTCAGCTATGGACCTGCATCTTGAGCACTGGTGA
- the myocd gene encoding myocardin isoform X4 translates to MNAVESTKQRLGQSRTSTEPSSRNMGNPSTNTESSSRSIANCNTSVEQGSRNMHNSNNSSNESSKITGKSNSNAQRGSRCNFNTNTERVSRNSVNHNSGANQGSKYRVNPNTSAEKGSRNMSNTDRQASSKASGQPQNNNVLQLRLQQRRTREQLADQGIMPPLKSPAAFHEQRKSLERSKTGDYLKHKIRSRPEKSELVNMHILQDSASECPAHDSQSKLKRARLADDLNEKIALRPGPLELVEKNIIPVDSTVKEVALKVNNAKFPKQEDSYAFEEDSSSESLSPEQPLSDESQSSAGPLAESKACGGIPSPSLTTGLTQGSQTRESTVQNQEEGQPVTNSQTGPPIPVPAIIKSKTSDKNRHKKPKDVKPKVKKLKYHQYIPPDQKAEKSPPPMDSAYARLLQQQQLFLQLQILSQQKHTQQNHSHQPQCPQSQSFSYQPVQQHLSTKHTSEQQTPCSSSAATSTESSSCSSPVKTTYCNTSNMTPVRPGPLPANLDDLKVSELRQQLRIRGLPVSGTKTALIERLRPYKDSSSTSPSSSGDITTVTFPVTPTGLLSSYQSPSSSGTMSHVGGYYPFCSTTSTPPISPASSELSVSGSLPDSFSDVTMSSPQFGLQPSPTQLSAEDNQNLRNCLHGEPGLDTEKDKMLVEKQKVIEELTWKLHQEQRQVEELRMQLHKRKHSHGLQDPMHLQPPNQMQHYFGVSIKQEHVASSCPMASKQQKNGPPNSCIEPMGHCGLGGGLRSLDIASSRSPSGLPAYLSPQCSPQDSPVTKNSSSPQPNSLPASPSHSFLLTPPLGRDSCPHSGARPHPMQLQQKNVAQSVSCTYSPDQRSMQPVYPGNENNLNPRGSSKAKTPNMQQKMAILHSPRHIGQKCATSTTTFCSSDPTASAIKQPPCYEDAVKQMTRSQQMDELLDVLIESGVSPSNTATSATSMPKFHRHYSHISPAEVPYEHATGHSECQLEVLLSPVSRHGDIIPVKMGTDEGQLEDIGDSYPGHQHDKLLSSRDMMDTPLSPMATKVSPVPTDGQGLGMTFSESPWETMEWLDLTPPSSATAFSSSITPSAPSIFNTEFLDVSDIGLNSAMDLHLEHW, encoded by the exons ATGAATGCAGTGGAGAGCACTAAGCAGAGGCTGGGACAGAGCCGCACCAGCACTGAGCCGAGCTCGAGGAACATGGGAAACCCCAGTACCAATACTGAGAGCAGCTCCAGGAGCATTGCCAACTGCAATACCAGTGTGGAACAAGGCTCCAGGAACATGCACAActccaacaacagcagcaaTGAGAGTTCGAAGATCACAGGCAAGTCAAACAGCAATGCTCAAAGGGGCTCCAGGTGcaactttaacactaacacagagaGGGTCTCGAGGAACTCAGTAAACCATAACTCTGGTGCTAACCAAGGGTCCAAGTATAGGGTGAATCCCAACACCAGTGCTGAGAAGGGCTCAAGAAACATGAGCAACACCGACAGACAGGCCTCGTCAAAAGCATCGGGCCAACCACAAAACAACAACG TCCTGCAGTTGAGGCTCCAACAAAGGAGGACAAGAGAGCAGTTAGCAGACCAGGGCATCATGCCTC CCCTGAAGAGTCCAGCTGCATTTCACGAACAGAGGAAAAGTCTTGAACGCTCCAAG ACTGGAGATTATTTAAAGCATAAAATCCGAAGTAGACCAGAGAAGTCAGAGCTGGTTAACATGCACATTCTACAAG ACTCTGCCAGCGAGTGCCCCGCTCATGACTCGCAGAGCAAACTTAAGCGTGCCCGACTTGCCGACGATCTTAACGAGAAAATCGCCCTGAGACCAGGTCCGCTGGAATTGGTTGAGAAGAACATCATACCCGTAGATTCAACTGTCAAAGAGGTTGCTTTAAAAG TGAATAATGCAAAGTTTCCAAAGCAAGAGGACTCATATGCATTTGAGGAGGACAGCAGCAGTGAGAGCCTGTCTCCTGAACAGCCCCTTAGTGACGAGTCCCAGAGCTCAGCTGGACCTTTGGCAGAGAGCAAGGCATGTGGTGGCATTCCATCCCCATCACTGACCACAGGCCTCACACAG GGGTCACAAACCAGAGAATCGACTGTTCAAAACCAAGAAGAAGGTCAGCCTGTGACAAACAGCCAGACAGGTCCACCCATTCCTGTCCCTGCAATAATAAAG TCCAAAACGTCAGACAAGAATCGTCATAAGAAGCCCAAAGATGTTAAGCCAAAGGTGAAGAAGCTGAAGTACCACCAATACATTCCGCCAGACCAGAAAGCAGAAAAATCTCCTCCTCCAATGGACTCAGCCTATGCCCGGCTactacagcagcagcagctcttcCTGCAACTGCAGATTCTCAGCCAGCAGAAGCACACACAGCAGAATCACTCACACCAGCCCCAGTGTCCACAAAGCCAAAGCTTTAGCTATCAGCCTGTACAGCAGCATCTGTCAACCAA ACACACAAGTGAACAGCAAACACCATGCAGTTCCAGTGCTGCCACAAGTACAGAAAGCAGCAGTTGTTCATCTCCTGTAAAGACCACATACTGCAACACATCCAACATGACTCCAGTCAGACCAGGGCCTCTGCCTGCTAACCTTGATGATCTAAAG GTTTCTGAGCTTCGACAGCAACTGAGAATACGAGGTCTCCCAGTGTCAGGCACCAAAACTGCCCTCATAGAAAGGCTGAGGCCCTATAAAGACTCTAGCTCCACTTCTCCCTCCAGCTCTGGAGATATCACTACTGTGACCTTCCCGGTGACCCCCACTGGCTTGCTCTCCTCCTACCAATCCCCAAGTTCTTCTGGTACAATGTCCCATGTAGGGGGATATTACCCATTCTGCAGTACTACATCCACCCCACCCATCTCTCCTGCCTCCTCTGAGCTGTCTGTAAGTGGTTCTCTTCCTGATAGTTTTAGCGATGTCACTATGTCCTCTCCGCAGTTTGGCCTGCAGCCATCACCAACTCAACTGAGTGCAGAAGACAACCAGAACTTACGTAACTGCCTGCATGGTGAACCAGGTCTGGACACTGAGAAAGACAAGATGTTGGTGGAGAAGCAGAAGGTGATTGAGGAGTTGACCTGGAAATTACACCAGGAACAAAGGCAGGTGGAGGAGCTACGGATGCAATTGCATAAACGGAAGCACAGCCATGGCCTACAAGATCCAATGCATTTGCAGCCACCTAACCAGATGCAGCACTACTTTGGTGTGTCTATCAAACAGGAGCACGTGGCCTCAAGCTGTCCAATGGCCTCCAAGCAGCAAAAGAATGGGCCCCCAAACAGCTGCATTGAGCCAATGGGACATTGTGGTCTAGGTGGTGGACTACGGAGCCTGGACATTGCCTCCTCTAGAAGTCCTTCTGGTCTCCCTGCCTATCTAAGCCCCCAGTGCTCTCCTCAAGACTCACCAGTGACCAAGAACTCAAGCAGCCCACAACCCAACAGTCTGCCTGCCTCTCCCAGTCATTCATTTCTGCTCACACCTCCCTTGGGTAGGGACAGCTGCCCTCACAGTGGAGCCAGGCCACATCCAATGCAG CTCCAGCAGAAGAATGTTGCTCAGTCAGTGAGTTGCACCTATTCACCTGACCAGAGAAGTATGCAGCCAGTGTACCCAGGCAATGAGAATAACCTAAACCCCAGAGGGTCTTCTAAGGCCAAAACTCCAAACATGCAGCAAAAG ATGGCAATATTACACTCTCCCAGGCACATTGGCCAAAAGTGCGCCACCTCCACCACTACCTTCTGTAGCTCAGATCCTACTGCATCTGCCATTAAACAGCCCCCATGCTATGAGGATGCAGTGAAGCAG ATGACCAGAAGTCAGCAAATGGATGAACTTCTTGATGTCCTTATTGAAAGTGGAG TTTCACCCAGCAATACTGCCACCAGTGCCACGTCCATGCCAAAGTTTCACCGCCACTACAGCCACATTTCCCCTGCTGAGGTGCCATATGAACATGCTACAGGGCACAGCGAGTGCCAACTGGAGGTGCTTCTAAGCCCCGTAAGCCGCCATGGTGACATCATCCCTGTCAAGATGGGCACTGATGAGGGTCAGCTTGAGGACATAGGAGACTCCTACCCAGGTCATCAACATGACAAGTTGCTCAGCAGCAGGGACATGATGGACACACCTCTGTCTCCCATGGCCACCAAGGTCTCACCAGTGCCCACAGATGGCCAAGGGCTTGGCATGACATTCTCTGAGTCACCATGGGAAACCATGGAGTGGTTGGACTTAACTCCTCCCAGCTCAGCCACAGCATTCAGCAGCAGCATCACTCCATCAGCACCTAGTATTTTCAACACAGAGTTCCTGGATGTGAGTGACATTGGACTGAACTCAGCTATGGACCTGCATCTTGAGCACTGGTGA
- the myocd gene encoding myocardin isoform X3 — MNAVESTKQRLGQSRTSTEPSSRNMGNPSTNTESSSRSIANCNTSVEQGSRNMHNSNNSSNESSKITGKSNSNAQRGSRCNFNTNTERVSRNSVNHNSGANQGSKYRVNPNTSAEKGSRNMSNTDRQASSKASGQPQNNNVLQLRLQQRRTREQLADQGIMPPLKSPAAFHEQRKSLERSKTGDYLKHKIRSRPEKSELVNMHILQDSASECPAHDSQSKLKRARLADDLNEKIALRPGPLELVEKNIIPVDSTVKEVALKVNNAKFPKQEDSYAFEEDSSSESLSPEQPLSDESQSSAGPLAESKACGGIPSPSLTTGLTQGSQTRESTVQNQEEGQPVTNSQTGPPIPVPAIIKSKTSDKNRHKKPKDVKPKVKKLKYHQYIPPDQKAEKSPPPMDSAYARLLQQQQLFLQLQILSQQKHTQQNHSHQPQCPQSQSFSYQPVQQHLSTKHTSEQQTPCSSSAATSTESSSCSSPVKTTYCNTSNMTPVRPGPLPANLDDLKVSELRQQLRIRGLPVSGTKTALIERLRPYKDSSSTSPSSSGDITTVTFPVTPTGLLSSYQSPSSSGTMSHVGGYYPFCSTTSTPPISPASSELSVSGSLPDSFSDVTMSSPQFGLQPSPTQLSAEDNQNLRNCLHGEPGLDTEKDKMLVEKQKVIEELTWKLHQEQRQVEELRMQLHKRKHSHGLQDPMHLQPPNQMQHYFGVSIKQEHVASSCPMASKQQKNGPPNSCIEPMGHCGLGGGLRSLDIASSRSPSGLPAYLSPQCSPQDSPVTKNSSSPQPNSLPASPSHSFLLTPPLGRDSCPHSGARPHPMQLQQKNVAQSVSCTYSPDQRSMQPVYPGNENNLNPRGSSKAKTPNMQQKMAILHSPRHIGQKCATSTTTFCSSDPTASAIKQPPCYEDAVKQQMTRSQQMDELLDVLIESGVSPSNTATSATSMPKFHRHYSHISPAEVPYEHATGHSECQLEVLLSPVSRHGDIIPVKMGTDEGQLEDIGDSYPGHQHDKLLSSRDMMDTPLSPMATKVSPVPTDGQGLGMTFSESPWETMEWLDLTPPSSATAFSSSITPSAPSIFNTEFLDVSDIGLNSAMDLHLEHW, encoded by the exons ATGAATGCAGTGGAGAGCACTAAGCAGAGGCTGGGACAGAGCCGCACCAGCACTGAGCCGAGCTCGAGGAACATGGGAAACCCCAGTACCAATACTGAGAGCAGCTCCAGGAGCATTGCCAACTGCAATACCAGTGTGGAACAAGGCTCCAGGAACATGCACAActccaacaacagcagcaaTGAGAGTTCGAAGATCACAGGCAAGTCAAACAGCAATGCTCAAAGGGGCTCCAGGTGcaactttaacactaacacagagaGGGTCTCGAGGAACTCAGTAAACCATAACTCTGGTGCTAACCAAGGGTCCAAGTATAGGGTGAATCCCAACACCAGTGCTGAGAAGGGCTCAAGAAACATGAGCAACACCGACAGACAGGCCTCGTCAAAAGCATCGGGCCAACCACAAAACAACAACG TCCTGCAGTTGAGGCTCCAACAAAGGAGGACAAGAGAGCAGTTAGCAGACCAGGGCATCATGCCTC CCCTGAAGAGTCCAGCTGCATTTCACGAACAGAGGAAAAGTCTTGAACGCTCCAAG ACTGGAGATTATTTAAAGCATAAAATCCGAAGTAGACCAGAGAAGTCAGAGCTGGTTAACATGCACATTCTACAAG ACTCTGCCAGCGAGTGCCCCGCTCATGACTCGCAGAGCAAACTTAAGCGTGCCCGACTTGCCGACGATCTTAACGAGAAAATCGCCCTGAGACCAGGTCCGCTGGAATTGGTTGAGAAGAACATCATACCCGTAGATTCAACTGTCAAAGAGGTTGCTTTAAAAG TGAATAATGCAAAGTTTCCAAAGCAAGAGGACTCATATGCATTTGAGGAGGACAGCAGCAGTGAGAGCCTGTCTCCTGAACAGCCCCTTAGTGACGAGTCCCAGAGCTCAGCTGGACCTTTGGCAGAGAGCAAGGCATGTGGTGGCATTCCATCCCCATCACTGACCACAGGCCTCACACAG GGGTCACAAACCAGAGAATCGACTGTTCAAAACCAAGAAGAAGGTCAGCCTGTGACAAACAGCCAGACAGGTCCACCCATTCCTGTCCCTGCAATAATAAAG TCCAAAACGTCAGACAAGAATCGTCATAAGAAGCCCAAAGATGTTAAGCCAAAGGTGAAGAAGCTGAAGTACCACCAATACATTCCGCCAGACCAGAAAGCAGAAAAATCTCCTCCTCCAATGGACTCAGCCTATGCCCGGCTactacagcagcagcagctcttcCTGCAACTGCAGATTCTCAGCCAGCAGAAGCACACACAGCAGAATCACTCACACCAGCCCCAGTGTCCACAAAGCCAAAGCTTTAGCTATCAGCCTGTACAGCAGCATCTGTCAACCAA ACACACAAGTGAACAGCAAACACCATGCAGTTCCAGTGCTGCCACAAGTACAGAAAGCAGCAGTTGTTCATCTCCTGTAAAGACCACATACTGCAACACATCCAACATGACTCCAGTCAGACCAGGGCCTCTGCCTGCTAACCTTGATGATCTAAAG GTTTCTGAGCTTCGACAGCAACTGAGAATACGAGGTCTCCCAGTGTCAGGCACCAAAACTGCCCTCATAGAAAGGCTGAGGCCCTATAAAGACTCTAGCTCCACTTCTCCCTCCAGCTCTGGAGATATCACTACTGTGACCTTCCCGGTGACCCCCACTGGCTTGCTCTCCTCCTACCAATCCCCAAGTTCTTCTGGTACAATGTCCCATGTAGGGGGATATTACCCATTCTGCAGTACTACATCCACCCCACCCATCTCTCCTGCCTCCTCTGAGCTGTCTGTAAGTGGTTCTCTTCCTGATAGTTTTAGCGATGTCACTATGTCCTCTCCGCAGTTTGGCCTGCAGCCATCACCAACTCAACTGAGTGCAGAAGACAACCAGAACTTACGTAACTGCCTGCATGGTGAACCAGGTCTGGACACTGAGAAAGACAAGATGTTGGTGGAGAAGCAGAAGGTGATTGAGGAGTTGACCTGGAAATTACACCAGGAACAAAGGCAGGTGGAGGAGCTACGGATGCAATTGCATAAACGGAAGCACAGCCATGGCCTACAAGATCCAATGCATTTGCAGCCACCTAACCAGATGCAGCACTACTTTGGTGTGTCTATCAAACAGGAGCACGTGGCCTCAAGCTGTCCAATGGCCTCCAAGCAGCAAAAGAATGGGCCCCCAAACAGCTGCATTGAGCCAATGGGACATTGTGGTCTAGGTGGTGGACTACGGAGCCTGGACATTGCCTCCTCTAGAAGTCCTTCTGGTCTCCCTGCCTATCTAAGCCCCCAGTGCTCTCCTCAAGACTCACCAGTGACCAAGAACTCAAGCAGCCCACAACCCAACAGTCTGCCTGCCTCTCCCAGTCATTCATTTCTGCTCACACCTCCCTTGGGTAGGGACAGCTGCCCTCACAGTGGAGCCAGGCCACATCCAATGCAG CTCCAGCAGAAGAATGTTGCTCAGTCAGTGAGTTGCACCTATTCACCTGACCAGAGAAGTATGCAGCCAGTGTACCCAGGCAATGAGAATAACCTAAACCCCAGAGGGTCTTCTAAGGCCAAAACTCCAAACATGCAGCAAAAG ATGGCAATATTACACTCTCCCAGGCACATTGGCCAAAAGTGCGCCACCTCCACCACTACCTTCTGTAGCTCAGATCCTACTGCATCTGCCATTAAACAGCCCCCATGCTATGAGGATGCAGTGAAGCAG CAGATGACCAGAAGTCAGCAAATGGATGAACTTCTTGATGTCCTTATTGAAAGTGGAG TTTCACCCAGCAATACTGCCACCAGTGCCACGTCCATGCCAAAGTTTCACCGCCACTACAGCCACATTTCCCCTGCTGAGGTGCCATATGAACATGCTACAGGGCACAGCGAGTGCCAACTGGAGGTGCTTCTAAGCCCCGTAAGCCGCCATGGTGACATCATCCCTGTCAAGATGGGCACTGATGAGGGTCAGCTTGAGGACATAGGAGACTCCTACCCAGGTCATCAACATGACAAGTTGCTCAGCAGCAGGGACATGATGGACACACCTCTGTCTCCCATGGCCACCAAGGTCTCACCAGTGCCCACAGATGGCCAAGGGCTTGGCATGACATTCTCTGAGTCACCATGGGAAACCATGGAGTGGTTGGACTTAACTCCTCCCAGCTCAGCCACAGCATTCAGCAGCAGCATCACTCCATCAGCACCTAGTATTTTCAACACAGAGTTCCTGGATGTGAGTGACATTGGACTGAACTCAGCTATGGACCTGCATCTTGAGCACTGGTGA